One window of the Candidatus Methylomirabilota bacterium genome contains the following:
- a CDS encoding isoaspartyl peptidase/L-asparaginase, with translation MAVRSFGPVIFVHGGAGKVAPDLVELRRAGIRAAALNGWQALTAGGSAVEAVEQAVKMLEDDPAFNAGRGACLNRDGEIELDASIMDGRDLAAGAIGAVRRIANPVTLARAVMEAGGPVLLVGEGARQFAAAVGIKECGADALITERQRARWATLRGGNAEGVGTVGAVALDRAGHLAAATSTGGLPLKAPGRVGDSALIGCGTYADDQLGAVSCTGNGEAIIKLALAKTALEFLEMGEEPMAAARRAVGELTARTGAEVGIILLDRYGRIGIARNTAQMACACIRNDNADPELFD, from the coding sequence ATGGCCGTCAGATCGTTCGGTCCTGTGATCTTCGTTCATGGTGGCGCAGGAAAGGTCGCGCCCGACCTGGTTGAGTTACGACGAGCGGGTATTCGAGCGGCCGCGCTGAATGGATGGCAGGCGCTCACAGCGGGAGGCTCCGCGGTAGAGGCCGTCGAGCAGGCCGTCAAGATGCTGGAGGACGATCCGGCCTTCAACGCCGGCCGTGGCGCCTGCCTGAATCGGGACGGAGAGATTGAGCTTGACGCCTCGATCATGGACGGCCGAGATCTGGCAGCCGGAGCCATCGGCGCCGTAAGGCGGATCGCCAATCCCGTGACGCTTGCGAGAGCCGTGATGGAGGCGGGGGGACCGGTCCTGCTTGTGGGCGAGGGGGCCCGGCAGTTCGCCGCAGCGGTTGGGATCAAGGAGTGCGGGGCCGACGCGCTCATCACGGAGCGACAGCGCGCCCGATGGGCTACCCTGCGAGGGGGGAACGCCGAGGGTGTCGGCACTGTCGGCGCCGTTGCCCTCGACCGGGCGGGCCACCTGGCCGCAGCCACCTCGACGGGCGGCCTGCCGCTCAAGGCGCCAGGCCGCGTGGGCGACTCCGCGCTGATCGGTTGCGGGACCTATGCCGACGATCAGCTCGGCGCGGTCAGTTGCACCGGCAATGGGGAGGCGATCATCAAGCTGGCGCTCGCAAAGACGGCCCTCGAATTTCTTGAGATGGGCGAAGAGCCGATGGCGGCAGCCAGACGCGCGGTCGGTGAATTGACGGCCAGGACCGGCGCCGAGGTCGGTATCATCCTGCTGGATCGATACGGCCGAATCGGCATTGCGAGGAATACCGCGCAGATGGCCTGCGCCTGCATCCGGAACGACAATGCCGATCCGGAACTCTTCGATTGA
- a CDS encoding M48 family metallopeptidase, with amino-acid sequence MLSQWSLLMLLLALVGATISLDRQTLRSDAPRSDLHISFVDKARQYFTAPELARGRVYARGRYLLYGVRTALTFGLFGLLTLCPLSAKIRDLSVSVAGGRVWLTIGVFGLLLALLYHAVIFPVSLYGNFLREHTFGLSRQTFAAWAWDYIKGTLINAVILLPLLILLYTFIRRDPVRWYLPVWVVVVLVMSLLAELSPILLDPLFHTFRPVQDKELVERIRALTDRAGLTVGPILEMDASRKTTKTNAYFTGLGRARRIVLYDTLIASSTPEEVELVVAHELGHWRRHHIWKGIAMSAVSALAAMWLIARLLNVAADSERFGFIHPADPVSLPFLLLLLLVLTILTTPIQVAISRSFEREADLESLRLTDNPEAFIASEVKLARSNLADIDPPRAIVWLLYTHPPVLERIAMAEAFRAGQGQ; translated from the coding sequence ATGTTATCGCAATGGTCGCTGCTGATGCTCCTGCTGGCGCTTGTCGGGGCGACGATCTCACTCGACAGGCAGACGCTTAGGAGCGACGCTCCGCGTTCGGATCTGCACATATCGTTCGTCGATAAAGCTCGACAGTATTTTACCGCCCCGGAGTTGGCTAGAGGACGGGTATACGCACGCGGACGATATCTGTTGTACGGTGTGCGAACAGCGTTGACCTTTGGCCTGTTCGGGCTCCTGACCTTGTGCCCGTTATCGGCAAAGATTCGCGATCTCAGCGTCTCGGTCGCCGGCGGACGTGTATGGCTGACTATCGGGGTTTTCGGCCTCTTACTGGCTCTGCTGTATCATGCGGTCATCTTTCCCGTCAGTCTGTACGGCAATTTCCTGCGCGAGCACACATTCGGTCTCTCTCGTCAGACGTTCGCTGCATGGGCGTGGGATTACATAAAAGGGACACTGATCAATGCAGTGATCCTGCTCCCGCTGCTGATTCTGCTCTATACGTTCATCCGAAGGGATCCCGTCCGTTGGTATCTGCCGGTATGGGTTGTCGTCGTCCTGGTGATGAGCCTGCTTGCCGAGCTGTCGCCGATCCTCCTTGATCCGCTGTTTCATACGTTCCGACCGGTACAGGATAAAGAGCTGGTAGAGCGAATTCGTGCGTTAACTGATCGGGCGGGCCTCACGGTAGGGCCGATCCTTGAGATGGATGCCAGCCGTAAGACCACGAAGACCAACGCCTACTTCACGGGGCTTGGCCGCGCGAGACGCATCGTTCTGTACGATACGCTGATCGCCAGTTCCACCCCTGAGGAGGTAGAGTTGGTCGTGGCGCATGAGCTGGGCCACTGGAGACGGCACCACATCTGGAAGGGGATAGCTATGAGCGCAGTCTCGGCGCTGGCGGCCATGTGGCTCATCGCTCGTCTTCTCAATGTCGCGGCCGACTCCGAACGTTTCGGTTTTATTCATCCGGCTGACCCCGTCTCGTTACCGTTCCTGCTGCTCCTCTTGCTCGTTCTCACCATTCTGACGACACCGATCCAGGTGGCTATTTCACGGTCCTTCGAACGCGAAGCCGACCTCGAATCGCTCCGTCTCACCGATAACCCCGAGGCCTTCATCGCTTCGGAAGTCAAACTTGCCAGGTCGAATCTCGCCGATATCGATCCGCCGCGAGCGATAGTCTGGCTCTTGTATACTCACCCTCCGGTTCTGGAGCGTATCGCCATGGCTGAGGCATTCCGAGCGGGACAGGGGCAGTGA
- a CDS encoding tetratricopeptide repeat protein yields MPDPGRLELAEFYFKEGYRLQTSGDLNGAIAAYKRSIELYPTAEAHTFLGWAYSFQGQIDEAIKECEAAIWIDPEFGNPYNDIGVYLIEKGEYDEAIPWLEKAMVAKRYEPRHYPHMNMGRVLVRKGRYEEAVKELKKALEIEPNYTAARVELHKVLGLLN; encoded by the coding sequence ATGCCTGATCCGGGACGACTTGAACTGGCGGAATTTTACTTCAAAGAAGGATATCGATTGCAGACGAGCGGCGATCTGAATGGCGCCATCGCGGCCTATAAGCGGTCTATCGAGCTGTACCCGACGGCTGAGGCGCATACCTTCCTGGGGTGGGCGTACAGCTTTCAGGGACAGATTGACGAGGCGATCAAGGAGTGCGAGGCCGCCATCTGGATCGATCCTGAGTTCGGTAATCCGTACAACGACATCGGTGTTTATCTGATTGAGAAGGGGGAATATGATGAGGCGATCCCGTGGCTTGAGAAGGCGATGGTAGCCAAGCGGTACGAACCTCGCCATTACCCCCACATGAATATGGGCCGTGTTCTTGTGCGGAAGGGGAGGTACGAAGAAGCGGTCAAAGAGCTTAAGAAGGCCCTGGAGATTGAGCCGAATTATACTGCGGCCCGCGTCGAGCTGCACAAGGTTCTCGGTCTGTTGAATTGA
- a CDS encoding ABC transporter permease: MRSRLFGMIRKEFIQMWRDRLTVGMMLSMPMMILVIIGWAINTDVKHMVTAVLDQSRTPESRDLLHAFTNSQYFNLDYHVESYERITHLIDSGSAKVGIVLPPDYARALKQQRVAQVQVIVDASDPMVATSAINAANAIGQVGSLRIASEMLQRSTGRVPPPTPLDVRVRAWYNPDLVSAIFIIPGLLSFILMQTTITIIAMVVVRERERGTLEALIVSPLRRWELMIGKIVPNVVIAYAQMTLALVFGVWAFDIPVRGSLVLLYFLSLFFIMGTLGLGILLSTVARTQQQAMQLAYFIFVPSVYLSGVLFPIEGMPPLAKTVAYVIPLTYYVEIIRGIMLKGIGISYLWTHLLVLAAIGVVLITASILRFHKKLG, from the coding sequence ATGAGGTCGCGCCTGTTCGGTATGATCCGTAAAGAGTTCATCCAGATGTGGCGCGATCGACTGACCGTCGGGATGATGCTCTCTATGCCGATGATGATCCTCGTCATCATCGGGTGGGCCATCAATACCGACGTGAAGCATATGGTGACCGCTGTTCTCGATCAATCTCGGACGCCTGAGAGCCGAGATCTCCTCCATGCCTTTACCAACTCTCAATATTTTAACCTCGACTATCACGTGGAAAGCTATGAACGGATCACCCATCTCATCGACAGCGGCAGCGCGAAGGTAGGGATCGTCCTTCCGCCAGACTATGCCCGCGCGCTCAAGCAGCAGCGCGTAGCCCAGGTCCAGGTGATTGTGGATGCCTCCGACCCCATGGTCGCGACATCGGCCATCAACGCGGCCAACGCCATCGGGCAGGTCGGCTCGCTACGGATCGCGTCCGAGATGCTCCAGCGGAGCACCGGCCGGGTCCCGCCCCCCACTCCCCTGGATGTCCGGGTCCGGGCCTGGTACAATCCGGATCTCGTCAGCGCCATCTTCATCATCCCGGGCCTCCTGAGCTTCATCTTGATGCAAACCACCATCACCATCATCGCCATGGTGGTAGTGCGGGAGCGTGAGCGTGGAACGCTCGAGGCGCTGATTGTCAGCCCGCTGCGCCGCTGGGAGTTGATGATCGGGAAAATCGTCCCGAATGTCGTGATCGCCTATGCGCAGATGACACTCGCCCTCGTATTCGGCGTCTGGGCCTTCGATATCCCGGTTCGTGGAAGCCTGGTCCTCCTGTATTTTCTATCGCTGTTCTTTATTATGGGAACTCTGGGTCTCGGCATCCTGTTATCCACAGTTGCCAGGACCCAGCAGCAGGCCATGCAGCTCGCATATTTTATCTTCGTCCCATCGGTCTATCTTTCCGGCGTGCTCTTCCCGATCGAGGGGATGCCGCCCCTGGCCAAGACCGTGGCGTATGTGATCCCGCTCACTTATTACGTGGAGATTATCCGCGGGATCATGCTGAAGGGGATCGGGATCTCGTATCTCTGGACGCATCTGCTGGTTCTTGCTGCCATTGGGGTTGTCCTGATCACAGCCAGCATTCTCCGCTTTCACAAGAAACTCGGCTGA
- a CDS encoding ABC transporter ATP-binding protein, whose protein sequence is MAEFDLDSYAVITKGLTKRFGKIVAVDHIDLRIKRGEIYGFLGPNGAGKSTTIRMLCGLLDPTEGSGYVLGHDIAKEPERIKEKIGYMSQRFSLYEDLTVRENLDFYASLYSVPNGIKRARIEQMVQMADLTGREGTLAAHLSGGWKQRLALGCSIIHKPELLFLDEPTAGVDPVSRRNFWDLIYRLSEEGITIVATTHYMDEAEHCASLGFIYQGRITAQGSREEIKANALKGQVVEIECDPMREATIFLETLPGVAEVVRFGNTIHVVTEDRSLSPADVETRLTGEGLKVNRVEAAIPSIEDIFVSFVGLADRRSLRAQLKRMREGAI, encoded by the coding sequence ATGGCTGAGTTTGACCTCGACAGCTACGCCGTCATTACGAAAGGGCTGACAAAGCGATTCGGTAAGATCGTCGCCGTCGACCATATAGATTTAAGAATTAAGCGAGGCGAGATCTACGGATTCCTTGGTCCTAACGGGGCCGGGAAATCCACGACCATCCGGATGCTCTGCGGACTCCTGGACCCGACCGAGGGGTCAGGGTATGTGCTGGGCCACGATATTGCGAAGGAGCCGGAGCGGATCAAAGAAAAGATCGGCTATATGTCCCAACGGTTCAGCCTGTACGAGGACCTCACCGTCCGGGAGAACCTGGACTTCTACGCCAGTCTCTACTCGGTCCCTAATGGGATCAAGCGGGCCAGAATCGAGCAGATGGTCCAGATGGCCGACCTGACCGGGCGCGAGGGCACGCTGGCGGCCCACCTGTCGGGCGGCTGGAAGCAACGCCTGGCTTTGGGGTGCAGCATCATCCATAAGCCGGAGTTGCTCTTCCTGGATGAGCCGACGGCCGGGGTTGATCCGGTCTCCCGCCGCAACTTTTGGGATCTGATCTATCGGCTCTCCGAGGAAGGGATTACCATTGTGGCCACCACGCACTATATGGATGAGGCGGAGCACTGCGCCAGTCTGGGATTTATCTATCAGGGTCGGATCACAGCCCAGGGCAGCCGCGAGGAGATCAAGGCGAATGCCCTGAAAGGCCAGGTCGTCGAAATCGAATGTGATCCGATGCGGGAGGCCACGATATTTCTTGAAACGCTCCCTGGCGTGGCAGAGGTCGTGCGATTCGGGAACACCATTCACGTCGTCACCGAGGATAGGAGCCTTTCACCCGCCGACGTGGAGACCCGCCTGACCGGTGAGGGATTGAAGGTCAATCGGGTTGAGGCGGCGATTCCCTCGATTGAGGATATCTTTGTCTCCTTCGTGGGCCTAGCCGACCGGCGCTCCCTCCGGGCGCAACTGAAGCGAATGCGCGAAGGCGCAATATGA
- a CDS encoding efflux RND transporter periplasmic adaptor subunit — translation MTEPKRKIVLLVALALAGAVLIVGWRLVREKGDGDNLVANGTIEATEVEVSSKLPGRLAQLLVKEGDQVQANQVIARLDTSEIEAEVAQAQAALAKAEAQLKELLAGSRLQEIEEARANLQQADDNLKLARDDWDRFDNLFKEGAISIQERDRAKNRVEVAASQVKAARERYELIRVGPRPEVIEAARHERDRAKGALGMAKVRLRDSTILAPLSAIVLTKRAEQGEVVNPGFPIVILIDPDDLWLRVYIPESEIGLVSIGQAAAVTVDSFPNRRFEGKVVEISSKAEFTPRTVQTKKERVNLVFGVKISLDNRDRLLKPGMPADAEIKMGGRGTKQTSRRPPARWSLLNG, via the coding sequence GTGACAGAACCAAAACGAAAGATAGTGTTGCTTGTTGCACTGGCACTGGCCGGCGCAGTACTCATCGTCGGCTGGAGGCTGGTCCGCGAGAAGGGGGACGGCGACAACCTCGTGGCGAACGGGACGATCGAGGCTACCGAGGTCGAGGTCAGCTCGAAGTTGCCTGGCCGTCTCGCCCAGCTCCTGGTGAAGGAAGGAGACCAGGTTCAGGCCAATCAGGTCATTGCTCGTCTCGACACCTCGGAGATCGAGGCGGAGGTAGCGCAAGCGCAGGCGGCACTGGCCAAGGCCGAGGCCCAACTCAAAGAGCTGCTGGCCGGCTCGCGCCTTCAGGAGATCGAGGAGGCACGCGCCAATCTGCAGCAGGCCGACGATAACCTGAAGCTGGCACGGGACGATTGGGACCGCTTCGACAACCTCTTCAAAGAGGGCGCCATTTCGATACAGGAGCGGGACCGCGCCAAAAACCGGGTAGAGGTGGCCGCAAGTCAGGTCAAGGCCGCCCGTGAACGGTACGAATTGATCCGGGTAGGACCTCGACCGGAGGTCATTGAGGCGGCCCGCCACGAACGTGATCGGGCGAAGGGGGCGCTTGGAATGGCCAAGGTCCGACTGCGCGACAGTACCATTCTGGCGCCCCTCTCCGCAATCGTTCTCACCAAACGGGCCGAGCAAGGAGAGGTCGTCAATCCCGGTTTCCCTATTGTAATTCTCATCGATCCTGATGATCTGTGGCTGCGCGTCTACATCCCGGAGTCGGAGATCGGATTGGTGAGCATCGGCCAGGCCGCGGCGGTCACCGTCGATTCATTTCCGAATCGTCGCTTCGAAGGGAAGGTGGTCGAGATCAGCTCGAAAGCCGAATTTACCCCCCGCACGGTTCAGACCAAGAAGGAGCGCGTCAACCTGGTCTTTGGAGTCAAGATCAGCCTGGACAACCGGGACCGCCTGCTGAAGCCGGGGATGCCGGCCGATGCCGAGATCAAGATGGGAGGCAGAGGGACAAAACAAACCAGCCGTCGCCCGCCCGCCCGTTGGAGTCTCCTCAATGGCTGA
- the ligA gene encoding NAD-dependent DNA ligase LigA: MSEIATLRAQAEELRRLIRRHEYLYYVLDRPEITDAEFDKLFQRLQQLEAKHPGLITPDSPTQRVGGQPVEGFTSVQHKAAMLSLDNAYTADEILEFEARIKRALPGERFTYVVEPKVDGLGVALLYEDGRLVRGATRGDGRYGEDVTQNLMTVRGIPHRLYGPLATCAALEVRGEIFMWRQAFEKLNRGLETEGEEPFANPRNAAAGSVRQKDSRVTVSRPLDIFIYGVSYAEPDPFTDHWQTMEQLLESGFLLDPNDRKNTLERYRRRCADIEGAIQTCLEVEAGRDEIGCDCDGVVVKVDAIEQQRRLGSTTHHPRWAIAYKFPARQATSVIRKIDISVGRTGALTPTALLDPVEIAGATISRATLHNADEIERLDVREGDSVLIERAGDVIPHILRVIQDKRPSHSTPFRFPTRCPVCGAEAFRPEGEVVSRCVNSACLARLKESLLHFGSRRAMDIEHLGEAVVEQLVDRKLVREFADLYRLDVDTLAGLERLAQKSATNLYNAIQGSKGRGLSRLLFALGIRYVGEHVATILAQHYGSMDRLEQAPEEELAEIYGIGSRIAQSVALYFRQSENRRQIEQLRGVGVSMKEAGVTAGPRPLAGKTFVLTGGLETLTRDEAKELIAQAGGRVTSSVSSKTDYAVVGKDPGSKFDDAKRLGVPTLDEAAFKKLFNLK; this comes from the coding sequence ATGTCAGAGATCGCTACGCTTCGGGCGCAAGCTGAGGAACTCCGACGACTCATTCGCCGCCACGAATACCTGTACTATGTGCTGGACCGGCCGGAGATCACCGACGCCGAGTTCGACAAGCTCTTTCAGCGTCTGCAACAGCTTGAAGCAAAACATCCCGGCCTGATTACGCCCGACTCTCCGACGCAACGTGTTGGCGGTCAGCCTGTCGAAGGGTTTACCTCGGTGCAGCACAAGGCGGCGATGCTCTCGTTGGACAACGCCTACACTGCCGATGAAATTCTGGAGTTCGAGGCCCGTATCAAGAGGGCGCTCCCTGGCGAGCGGTTCACCTATGTGGTTGAGCCGAAGGTCGACGGCCTGGGCGTAGCCCTGCTGTATGAGGACGGCCGGCTTGTGCGGGGAGCTACCAGAGGGGACGGTCGATATGGCGAGGACGTGACGCAAAACCTGATGACGGTCAGGGGGATCCCCCATCGCCTGTACGGACCGTTAGCTACGTGTGCTGCCTTGGAGGTGCGCGGCGAGATCTTCATGTGGCGTCAAGCGTTTGAAAAGTTAAATCGGGGGCTGGAGACGGAAGGCGAAGAGCCGTTTGCCAATCCCAGGAATGCCGCGGCCGGCTCAGTCCGCCAGAAAGACTCGCGAGTTACCGTAAGCCGTCCCCTCGATATCTTCATCTATGGCGTCAGCTATGCAGAGCCGGATCCGTTCACAGACCATTGGCAGACCATGGAACAGTTGCTTGAGTCCGGATTCCTTCTTGATCCCAACGACCGCAAAAACACGCTGGAGCGCTATCGCCGGCGCTGCGCCGATATCGAGGGCGCCATCCAGACCTGCCTTGAGGTCGAGGCCGGTCGTGACGAGATCGGGTGCGACTGCGACGGCGTCGTGGTCAAGGTCGATGCAATCGAACAGCAGCGCAGGCTCGGCTCGACCACCCACCATCCCAGGTGGGCCATTGCCTATAAGTTCCCGGCGCGGCAAGCGACCAGTGTCATCAGAAAGATCGACATCAGCGTGGGACGAACAGGAGCGCTGACGCCGACCGCCCTGCTCGATCCCGTAGAGATTGCCGGCGCCACGATCAGCCGGGCGACGCTCCACAATGCCGATGAGATCGAACGTCTTGATGTCCGGGAGGGAGACAGTGTCCTGATCGAGCGGGCCGGGGATGTGATCCCGCACATTTTACGGGTGATTCAGGACAAGCGGCCGTCTCACAGCACGCCGTTCCGGTTTCCCACCCGATGCCCTGTCTGTGGCGCCGAGGCCTTCCGGCCAGAGGGCGAGGTCGTCAGCCGCTGCGTGAACTCCGCCTGCTTAGCGCGGCTGAAAGAGTCGCTGCTACACTTCGGCTCGCGCCGGGCCATGGACATCGAGCACCTTGGCGAGGCCGTGGTGGAGCAGCTTGTCGACCGGAAGCTGGTCCGGGAGTTCGCCGATCTGTACCGACTTGACGTGGACACGCTGGCAGGGCTTGAACGGTTAGCGCAGAAATCTGCTACCAACCTGTACAACGCCATCCAGGGGAGCAAGGGACGCGGGTTGAGTCGCCTGTTGTTCGCGCTGGGCATCCGGTATGTGGGCGAGCACGTCGCCACGATCCTGGCTCAGCATTACGGCTCGATGGATCGGCTGGAGCAAGCGCCGGAGGAAGAACTGGCTGAGATCTACGGCATCGGCTCTCGCATCGCCCAGAGTGTGGCGCTCTACTTTCGCCAGTCGGAGAACCGCCGTCAGATTGAGCAGTTGCGAGGCGTAGGCGTCAGCATGAAGGAAGCAGGGGTCACGGCGGGACCTCGCCCTCTGGCGGGCAAAACGTTCGTCTTAACGGGCGGGCTGGAAACCCTCACCCGCGACGAGGCAAAAGAGCTGATCGCGCAGGCCGGCGGCCGCGTGACTTCGTCGGTCAGCTCAAAGACCGATTACGCCGTCGTGGGCAAAGATCCCGGCAGCAAGTTCGACGACGCCAAGCGCCTCGGCGTCCCCACCCTCGACGAGGCCGCCTTCAAGAAGCTGTTTAACCTCAAGTAA
- a CDS encoding pyridoxamine 5'-phosphate oxidase family protein produces the protein MEATMSQQAMNVFLGQQKVCRLATVDRQGQPHVVPVWHILLDGELYIETSPRSKKGRNLQANQKVALVVDGGDGFENYKGIMIQGTVEFVNDKRMLQQFRDAMAQRYFGTAEHPGYKYLVSGSDPLLMKVVPKKVVTWDYSQKTLKSDA, from the coding sequence GTGGAGGCAACAATGAGCCAACAGGCCATGAACGTATTCTTGGGACAGCAGAAGGTCTGCCGGCTGGCTACTGTGGATCGCCAAGGCCAGCCGCACGTAGTACCTGTGTGGCACATACTGCTGGATGGTGAACTTTATATAGAGACCTCACCCCGATCCAAAAAGGGCCGGAACCTGCAGGCCAATCAGAAGGTAGCCCTCGTCGTCGATGGAGGTGATGGTTTCGAGAACTACAAAGGGATCATGATCCAGGGAACGGTGGAGTTCGTCAACGATAAGCGGATGCTTCAGCAATTCCGCGATGCGATGGCGCAGCGCTACTTTGGCACAGCCGAGCACCCGGGCTATAAGTACTTGGTGAGCGGATCCGATCCGCTCCTCATGAAGGTCGTCCCTAAAAAGGTTGTCACTTGGGATTACAGTCAAAAAACTCTGAAGTCGGACGCGTGA
- the pyrR gene encoding bifunctional pyr operon transcriptional regulator/uracil phosphoribosyltransferase PyrR produces MATELNEKAQILDPSAIQRAVTRIAHEIIERNNGTENLVLIGLRSRGVDLARRIAKELMLIAGAEPPVGALDVTLYRDDLDKVGPQPVVRKTDIPFSINEKRVVLVDDVLYTGRTIRAALDGLIDLGRPRLIQLAVLVDRGHRELPIRADYVGKNVPTSRQEQIQVLLTEEDGEDKVVIVEQ; encoded by the coding sequence ATGGCCACTGAGCTAAACGAAAAGGCCCAAATCCTGGATCCATCGGCCATCCAGCGGGCGGTCACCAGGATTGCCCATGAGATCATCGAGCGAAATAACGGGACAGAGAACCTGGTGCTAATCGGCCTCCGTAGCCGGGGGGTCGATCTGGCACGACGGATCGCCAAGGAACTTATGCTGATTGCCGGGGCTGAGCCGCCAGTTGGCGCCTTGGATGTGACCCTCTACCGCGACGATCTGGACAAGGTCGGGCCACAGCCGGTCGTTCGCAAAACTGACATCCCGTTCTCGATCAATGAAAAGCGAGTGGTGCTGGTGGATGACGTCCTGTACACGGGCCGAACCATCCGGGCAGCCCTGGACGGCTTGATCGATCTTGGCCGGCCCCGTCTCATTCAGCTTGCCGTCCTCGTCGATCGGGGTCACCGCGAGCTGCCGATTCGGGCCGATTATGTCGGCAAGAATGTCCCCACCTCGCGACAGGAGCAGATTCAGGTCCTGCTCACTGAGGAGGATGGTGAGGACAAAGTCGTCATCGTGGAGCAGTAG
- a CDS encoding aspartate carbamoyltransferase catalytic subunit, whose product MGLAHKDLLSMQELTSDEIRLILDTAESMKEVARRDIKKVPALRGKTIINLFYEPSTRTRTSFEIAGKWLSADVINISTSASSVTKGESLKDTGLTLQAMHPDIVVIRHPAAGTAGFLAGRLAASVINAGDGAHEHPSQALLDLFTIREKVGRLEGLKAAIIGDIAHSRVARSNIYGMHRMGMEVRIAGPRTMLPRFIERLGVEVFTNLDRAVADVDIIMMLRLQTERQQAGLFPSLREYSRLFGLTAERLKAAKPDVLIMHPGPINRGIEIAPDVADGPYSLILNQVENGLAVRMALLYLMAGGGQAG is encoded by the coding sequence ATGGGCCTCGCACATAAAGATCTGTTGAGTATGCAGGAACTGACGTCGGACGAGATCCGGCTGATCCTGGATACCGCCGAGTCGATGAAAGAGGTGGCCCGTCGCGACATCAAGAAGGTACCGGCTCTACGTGGTAAAACGATCATCAATCTGTTCTATGAACCCAGTACGAGGACCCGCACATCGTTTGAGATTGCAGGCAAGTGGCTCAGCGCCGACGTCATCAATATCTCTACCTCAGCCAGTTCGGTGACTAAGGGAGAGAGTTTGAAGGATACGGGTCTCACGCTGCAGGCGATGCACCCGGATATTGTGGTCATCCGCCATCCGGCGGCAGGCACGGCGGGGTTCCTGGCTGGGCGGCTTGCGGCGTCGGTTATCAACGCCGGGGATGGCGCCCACGAACACCCCAGTCAGGCCCTGCTCGATCTGTTTACCATCAGGGAAAAGGTGGGGAGACTGGAGGGACTGAAGGCCGCCATTATCGGCGATATCGCCCACAGCCGGGTCGCCAGAAGCAATATCTATGGGATGCACAGGATGGGGATGGAGGTGCGGATCGCAGGGCCCAGGACGATGCTTCCCCGTTTTATTGAGCGACTCGGCGTTGAGGTCTTTACGAATCTCGATCGAGCCGTCGCCGACGTCGATATCATCATGATGCTCAGGCTGCAGACCGAGCGTCAACAGGCCGGATTGTTTCCCTCGCTGCGGGAGTACTCACGCCTGTTTGGCCTGACCGCCGAACGACTGAAAGCCGCAAAGCCCGATGTGCTGATCATGCATCCAGGCCCGATTAATCGAGGCATAGAAATCGCGCCGGACGTTGCGGATGGGCCGTATTCGCTGATCCTGAATCAGGTGGAGAACGGCCTGGCCGTACGGATGGCGCTTCTGTACCTTATGGCCGGCGGCGGCCAGGCAGGATAG